The sequence TGAAAACTCGTTTCTGAAACCTCCAgttcttgatggcacgaattatGCTTTGTGGAAGACAAGGATGCGCTTTACAATCAAAGCCATGGATGAACGTGCTTGTCAGAGTGTTCTTACTGGTTGGACTGTACCTAAGGTCATGGACAAAGAGGGTGATATATCATAAAGCCAGAAACTACAGGGACAACCGAGGAAGCACAAATCTCAAGCTTTAATGCGAAAGCTATGAAGGCTATATTCTCAAGTGTGGACATGAGAATGTTCGGAATTATTGCTGATTGTGTTACTGCCAAGGATGCATGGGATACTCTTCAGGAGCATTGTGAAGGATCTGGAAGTGTCAAGCGAACGAGGTTGAGGCTATTAGCCTCGAAATTTGAAAATCTCAGAATGAATGACAATGAAACGATTTCTGAATATGATCAGCGTATTCGAGAACTGACCACTGAGGCATTCACTCTTGGAGAACCAATTGCTAATGAAAGAGTAGTGAACAAAGTTCTTCGATCACTGCCGGAGAGATTCAATGGAAAAGTTTGGGCTCTTGAGGAAGTAAAAGACTCTTCGAAGATGAATTTTACATAATTGATTAGCATTCTTCAAGTGTTTTATATGAATACTACTGCACAAAAGAAGGACAAGAGAAAATCAATAGCTTTTCAAGCTTCGAATGACTCATATGAGGATTATGTTCAGTTTCGTCAAGAAGTTCTTCAATCTGATATTGAGGATGATACGATTTCACTCATGACCAAGATgttcaatgattatctgaagaggATGAAGGAGGTTAAGAAATCTGATCAAAAACTTAGGGCTCCAATGTTCTCCAACAAGCCCTTAAGAATTGCTGGACCAGATCAATCACCGAAAAAGGTTCCTGATCCTCATAACCCTCGACTGATGTTGGAATGGAAAAAGAAGCCTGTTTCGAAGAAGTTAGATACTGTTCAGTATCATGCATGTCAAGGCTTTGGACTTTATGCCAATGAGTGTGCTAATACTCTTCGGAAGGGAATAAACACATCTTTGAgtgatgaatctgaagaagatgaagaacatgaagatgaagaaagtcACACAACTCTTAAAGCTTTACTGGAAAGCAAGAAGTattttcaagtcaatcctttaggtgttgctgaagatgttgccacacctggccgcaacacctcccaaaggtcagtttgCTTAACTTCTTCTATTGCTAATGATAAGTGTAATACTGAAGCAGGTGATGGAACAATGTCTATGGAAGAGGCTTGTATGATGTATGAAGATTTGTTTGCTGAATGTATTGAAAATAATAAGTTGAACAAGATTCTTGTGAAAGAAAACACTAATCTGAAGACTGCAGTTTCTAGACTTGAATGTTTGCtgataggagtcgtttttgcatgttttattgcttggtttttatgtgttttgcaTTCGTATTGTaccattttgtttattttaatttattcatgTTGCATTTAGTGTTTTCTCATGCATATCATTCACTCCTCTGgtttttatgattattttgCAGGAAATCAAGAAGAAAAGAAATATTTCTGAAAAAGTAGGTTGCGCTCGAGCTACTGtttattaccgctcgagcgcagcagttgaaaaaaaaagaaaaaaagtcaGAAGGCATGCGCCCGCGCGACACTTTTCAGCCGCCCGCGCGCATGCCTGTTTGAACTAAAAGAGTCAAGGCAGAAACCCAGCGCCCGAGCGGCtgttttctaccgctcgggcgcccgCGCGTAATTGGGAAAATTTATTCCGGGAGTTTTATTTGGAAAGGACTCTGATGGGCACTATATATAGGATATTTTCAGACGTTTCAAGGGTTCGATAAGCAGAAGATTGAGGCTGAGGCGGCTGCTAAAGATCGAAGACTTCTTCTTCTCGTTCGgagttcttcttctttttcttcttcttcttcttcttcttcttcttcttcacaatttctggatttttatgttgaaaaacattgttagattgaattttatgatgagttgtagtagctaaactatattttgttggaatttaggggATCCAAACCCCGAAACACGTATGTGTGATTGAACTTTTTGGACGAATTAAGTTTGATTTATactagtatttgattttatcacgGTTTATTATTTCTATGTTGAGGAGTAGCTAACTTTAGCATAGATTCGTAAGTtgtgaattgctgtcgagagatagaTTCATGATTAGGACGAGTGATAAAattcatggacttaaaatatgcatagagatatgatatttagtacatgttgataaccatagaccaccaagttgaaagttgtaggaattcaaagaacgcaaagcaatcagtaatgataaataattaaagatatttaattatttcattaacTTGAGTTAGATTGGCATaaactcgagagagagtgtccaTACATCAGGAATTTTTGTCAAATTTATGTGTATTAAATTAAGAttcaatcgtccagttcaattagggagAAGGTGAACCGAAGTTCCAACAAAATCttttcatattatattttttgatcTTGAAAAGTTGGTTTCATTATCTGCATTAATTCTAGTTATTCAAGTTGAGCTCATTAGTtataaattttagttataatcatttatcaaaatttcGATACTTTGGGTAGAAAAGATAAGATAAATAAACCATTGTCGAcatagtccctgaggacgatactcgtattCAGTACACTTTACTATAACTTgagtcgtgcacttgcgataattTTGAGCGTAATAGAAAGATTTTTATATTGAgtttaagtgttagtatttgcttgatcaagtttttggcgccgttgccggggactattgattactttgatttattttatttaattttctttacACCAATTTTAATCACTATTTTCATCTGTGAACTGCAGGATTCTCTTGCAGTGCATGCAACATCCATTTGAGTTGAAACTCATCCCTTTTGATCCTGAAATCAAAAGAACCTTTCGCAGGATAAGAAGGCAACATAAAGAAACAATGGCAGAACAGGAGCTGCGGATGCTGAATGATGGAGATGCTGAGAACAATGCACCACCTATCTACAGGTCAATGATGGATAGCGCCTTGCCATCCATCGAAAATGCCAGACCAAGCATCATCAGGCCAACCATAGCAGCAAATCATTTTGAAATAAAGCCTGCTATCATTCAAATGGTGCAAAACACAGTCCAATTTGGTGGGATGACAATCGATGATCCATATGCCCACctgattttttttagaaatttgtGATACTTTCAAGATGCAAGGAGTTTCTGATGACGCTATTCGTTTGCGTTTATTTCCTTTTTCTTAAAGAGATAAGGCTAAAGCATGGCTAACAAATCTACCTGCAGGTTCGATCACTGCTTGGGATGATCTCGCGAAAGCTTTCCTTACCAAATACTTCCCGCCATCTAAATTGATGAAGCTAAGAGCTGACATC comes from Henckelia pumila isolate YLH828 chromosome 4, ASM3356847v2, whole genome shotgun sequence and encodes:
- the LOC140894402 gene encoding uncharacterized protein → MLEWKKKPVSKKLDTVQYHACQGFGLYANECANTLRKGINTSLSDESEEDEEHEDEESHTTLKALLESKKYFQVNPLGVAEDVATPGRNTSQRKSRRKEIFLKK